A single Desulfobaculum bizertense DSM 18034 DNA region contains:
- a CDS encoding HD domain-containing protein — protein sequence MQSSQSTPSPRSAASSQASQDGLPSLDKMNIQVPFDPSEFFVPDDATCYAYWKERDMPEHIGRHSSQVANIATALARRAAEKNIIAGDAAVQEVRSSALLHDLAKMYCINYGGHHSQLGAAWVMEHTGNPMLAHGVLHHVWWPYEIDCTRYFLPLAVLYADKRVRHDEIVSIHDRFTDLFDRYGANDFARGRIKMSMEQSQAIEENFIQHLGVNLHACTFDNGRLVD from the coding sequence ATGCAATCTTCACAGAGCACTCCCTCCCCGAGGAGCGCAGCTTCCAGTCAAGCTTCTCAGGATGGACTCCCGTCACTCGACAAAATGAATATTCAGGTCCCCTTTGACCCGTCAGAATTTTTTGTCCCCGATGACGCAACATGTTATGCTTACTGGAAAGAGCGTGACATGCCAGAACACATAGGCCGTCACAGCAGTCAGGTGGCAAATATCGCCACGGCGCTGGCCCGACGGGCGGCAGAAAAAAACATCATTGCCGGAGACGCGGCAGTGCAGGAAGTTCGCTCCTCTGCCCTGCTGCATGATCTTGCAAAAATGTACTGCATCAATTACGGCGGGCATCACAGCCAGCTTGGTGCAGCCTGGGTTATGGAACACACGGGCAACCCGATGCTCGCGCACGGCGTACTGCACCATGTGTGGTGGCCATATGAAATTGACTGCACCCGCTATTTCCTGCCTCTGGCAGTGCTCTATGCAGATAAACGGGTGCGCCATGACGAAATCGTTTCGATTCACGACAGATTCACGGATCTTTTTGACCGCTACGGAGCAAATGACTTTGCCCGCGGCCGCATCAAAATGTCTATGGAACAGTCACAAGCAATCGAAGAGAATTTTATACAACACCTTGGAGTAAACCTGCATGCGTGTACTTTTGATAACGGGCGGCTGGTCGACTGA
- a CDS encoding chemotaxis protein, whose translation MSQTNILLEAGTNELEIVEFYLDEDNGDGTSYKGYYGVNVAKVLEIIRMPQVTGMPEVSHPSILGAFNQRSRVIPLVDLATWLNKYPVEKEAPKVIVTEFNQVSTAFKVSGVTRIHRISWEDVESPSKYVMSMSGNSITGVVKMDDHIIFILDLEKIVADLNPALGLRLDETIAWGDPENYKALVADDSVLVREMLKDLLQKAGFVVEVVDNGREAWDRMEEIRDTAEREGKPIWDYLNVLVSDIEMPSMDGHNLTVRVKNDRTLRKLPVVLFSSLITDKLRHKGLSVGADDQISKPEVSQLALRAKKLIEQKMEEDKALA comes from the coding sequence ATGTCCCAGACCAATATTCTGCTGGAAGCAGGAACAAACGAGCTGGAAATCGTCGAATTTTATCTCGATGAAGACAATGGGGATGGCACAAGCTACAAAGGCTATTACGGCGTCAATGTCGCCAAGGTTCTGGAAATTATCCGAATGCCACAGGTGACGGGAATGCCCGAAGTCTCTCACCCGTCTATTCTCGGTGCATTTAATCAGCGCTCGCGGGTCATCCCGCTGGTCGACCTTGCAACATGGCTCAACAAGTACCCTGTTGAAAAGGAAGCGCCCAAGGTTATCGTCACGGAATTCAATCAGGTCAGCACGGCCTTCAAGGTTTCTGGCGTAACCCGCATCCACCGCATTAGCTGGGAAGACGTTGAATCTCCCTCAAAATATGTCATGTCCATGTCTGGCAATTCCATCACAGGTGTTGTCAAAATGGATGACCATATCATTTTCATTCTTGATCTCGAAAAGATCGTCGCAGACCTGAACCCTGCTCTTGGCTTGCGACTGGATGAAACCATTGCCTGGGGCGACCCAGAAAATTACAAGGCCCTTGTTGCTGATGACTCGGTGCTCGTCCGCGAAATGCTCAAAGACCTGCTCCAGAAAGCAGGCTTTGTTGTTGAGGTTGTCGACAACGGCCGAGAAGCATGGGACCGCATGGAAGAAATTCGCGACACAGCCGAGCGCGAAGGCAAGCCAATCTGGGACTACCTGAATGTTTTGGTCTCTGATATTGAAATGCCAAGCATGGATGGTCACAACCTGACAGTTCGTGTCAAAAACGACCGGACCCTGCGCAAGCTTCCGGTAGTACTCTTCTCGTCACTCATCACGGACAAGCTCCGCCACAAGGGACTTTCTGTTGGAGCTGACGACCAGATTTCGAAGCCCGAAGTGTCCCAGCTGGCCCTGAGAGCCAAAAAACTTATTGAACAAAAAATGGAAGAGGATAAGGCCCTCGCCTAA
- the hypE gene encoding hydrogenase expression/formation protein HypE gives MSDKKVLLDYGSGGRASQRLISSLFKAHFSNPILNRLDDAAFLDVTGPLAMSTDTFTVDPIFFPGGDIGSLAVHGTVNDVAMLGAKPLYLSCGFLIEEGLDFDVLERIVQSMGEAARNAGVSIVTGDTKVVPKGMADKIFINTTGVGTLLTEDHPAGDRATVGDVVLVSGTMGDHGLTILAQREGLPLETSIESDSAALNHLLGKLVTQVGDVHVLRDPTRGGLATTLNEITESSEVGIVLEEDLVPVRPGVQSGCDVLGLDPLYLANEGKFLCILPEEKAEKALEIMRADDKGRDACRVGRVVADHPGKVVLQTPLGGKRLLNMLEGEQLPRIC, from the coding sequence ATGAGCGATAAAAAAGTTTTATTAGACTACGGCAGTGGTGGACGTGCCTCGCAGCGACTGATTTCCAGCCTGTTTAAGGCACATTTTTCGAATCCGATTCTGAACCGGCTGGATGATGCCGCGTTTTTGGATGTGACAGGCCCACTGGCTATGAGCACGGATACGTTTACCGTGGATCCTATCTTCTTCCCGGGTGGAGACATTGGTTCTCTGGCTGTGCATGGCACCGTGAATGACGTGGCGATGCTTGGTGCCAAGCCGCTGTATCTTTCCTGTGGCTTCCTTATTGAAGAAGGACTGGATTTTGATGTGCTGGAGCGCATTGTGCAGTCTATGGGTGAAGCCGCCAGAAATGCTGGTGTAAGCATTGTGACAGGCGATACCAAGGTCGTGCCCAAGGGAATGGCAGACAAAATTTTTATTAATACCACAGGCGTTGGAACTTTGCTGACAGAGGACCATCCCGCAGGTGACAGGGCCACAGTCGGTGACGTTGTGCTGGTGTCCGGCACGATGGGAGATCATGGCCTGACCATTTTGGCCCAGCGCGAAGGGCTTCCGCTGGAAACCTCTATTGAGAGTGACAGCGCGGCCCTGAATCATTTGCTTGGAAAGCTTGTGACGCAGGTTGGAGACGTTCATGTCCTGCGTGACCCCACACGTGGCGGTCTGGCAACGACGCTGAATGAAATTACGGAATCCTCGGAAGTTGGCATTGTGCTGGAAGAGGATTTGGTGCCTGTCCGGCCGGGCGTGCAGTCTGGCTGTGATGTGCTGGGCCTTGATCCGCTGTATTTGGCGAATGAAGGAAAATTCCTGTGCATCCTGCCGGAAGAGAAGGCGGAGAAGGCGCTGGAGATTATGCGCGCAGATGACAAGGGGCGTGATGCCTGCCGTGTTGGTCGCGTTGTTGCGGACCATCCGGGCAAGGTTGTGCTCCAGACTCCACTTGGTGGAAAGCGTCTGCTGAACATGCTTGAAGGCGAACAGCTTCCTCGAATCTGCTAG
- a CDS encoding NAD+ synthase: MKIALLQINSTVGDLAGNAQEIATAVKTAARSGAELCVCPELAIMGYPPRDLLLQGNFAEQAEQQLTALAKELAELPPTLVGTARRNEGCGKPFHNCAALLKDGQVVEYFCKTLLPSYDVFDEDRYFEASEGPGFFDLNGTKIAVTVCEDVWNDSAFWDTQHYANDPIKSIQKEHADIIINLSASPFVLGKQKVRQTLLAQVAKALEAPLVYANQIGGNDDLIFAGRSMAFSADGTLHSRAASFQEDILLVDTDTQNGRIEDDDFCPESEAWRGLVLGLGDYVKKCGFRRALLGLSGGIDSSLVAAVAVEALGADNVLGVLMPSPWSSEGSLSDAKALEASLGIKTLTVPIAPIMESFDSSLSEAFAGYAADVTEENIQARIRGNLLMAMSNKFSSLLLTTGNKSELAVGYCTIYGDMSGGLAAISDVPKTLVFSLCRWLNEHKGREIIPETVITKPPSAELRPDQKDEDSLPPYETLDAILEQLVVFRQSPEQIEAKGYDRDTIDHVRRLLRGAEFKRRQAAPGLKITDRAFGTGWRMPLAAKYMY, from the coding sequence ATGAAAATCGCTCTGCTGCAAATCAATTCCACAGTTGGTGATCTTGCTGGCAATGCCCAGGAAATCGCCACCGCAGTCAAAACTGCCGCTCGCTCAGGGGCAGAACTTTGCGTCTGTCCCGAACTCGCCATCATGGGCTACCCTCCCCGCGATCTCCTTCTTCAGGGGAATTTTGCTGAACAGGCCGAGCAGCAGCTCACGGCCCTTGCAAAAGAGCTGGCGGAACTGCCGCCAACGCTGGTCGGAACTGCCCGTCGCAATGAAGGCTGTGGAAAGCCTTTTCACAACTGCGCGGCCCTGCTCAAAGACGGGCAGGTCGTGGAGTACTTCTGCAAAACGCTATTGCCGTCTTATGATGTCTTTGACGAAGACCGCTACTTTGAAGCCTCCGAAGGTCCAGGATTTTTTGACCTGAACGGCACAAAGATTGCGGTCACGGTTTGCGAAGACGTTTGGAATGATTCCGCATTCTGGGATACCCAGCACTACGCCAATGACCCCATCAAGAGTATCCAGAAGGAACATGCCGACATCATTATCAACCTTTCGGCGTCTCCCTTTGTTCTGGGTAAGCAGAAAGTCCGTCAAACCCTGCTCGCGCAGGTTGCCAAGGCTCTGGAAGCACCTCTTGTCTATGCCAATCAGATCGGTGGCAATGACGACCTGATCTTTGCAGGTCGAAGCATGGCATTTTCCGCAGACGGCACACTTCATTCCCGCGCAGCATCCTTTCAGGAAGATATTCTGCTCGTCGACACCGACACACAGAATGGTCGCATCGAAGATGACGACTTTTGTCCAGAGAGTGAAGCATGGCGGGGCCTTGTGCTTGGACTTGGTGACTACGTCAAAAAATGTGGCTTTCGCCGTGCCCTGCTTGGCCTTTCCGGTGGCATCGACTCGTCTCTTGTCGCCGCAGTTGCAGTTGAGGCGCTTGGTGCAGACAATGTTCTCGGCGTATTAATGCCCTCTCCGTGGTCCAGTGAAGGAAGCCTGAGCGATGCAAAGGCTCTTGAAGCCTCTCTTGGCATCAAGACGCTAACGGTTCCCATTGCGCCTATCATGGAGAGCTTTGACAGCAGCCTTTCCGAGGCCTTTGCTGGATACGCGGCAGACGTCACCGAAGAAAATATTCAGGCCCGCATTCGTGGCAACCTGCTTATGGCCATGTCCAACAAATTCAGTTCGCTGCTCCTGACCACAGGCAACAAATCTGAACTAGCCGTTGGCTACTGCACTATTTATGGCGACATGTCCGGTGGTCTTGCGGCCATTTCCGACGTCCCCAAAACACTGGTCTTTTCTCTGTGTCGCTGGCTGAATGAACACAAGGGCCGGGAGATTATCCCGGAAACCGTAATCACCAAGCCCCCGTCAGCCGAGCTGCGTCCCGACCAGAAGGACGAAGACAGTCTGCCGCCCTATGAAACGCTTGATGCTATTCTGGAACAGCTCGTCGTATTCCGACAGTCTCCTGAACAGATTGAAGCCAAGGGCTATGACCGAGACACCATCGACCATGTGCGCCGCCTCCTGCGCGGAGCCGAATTCAAACGTCGACAGGCTGCTCCGGGTCTCAAAATTACTGACCGCGCCTTTGGGACAGGCTGGCGCATGCCGCTTGCCGCAAAGTACATGTACTAA
- the ispH gene encoding 4-hydroxy-3-methylbut-2-enyl diphosphate reductase encodes MEVILAETAGFCMGVGLALKKLDKTVGEKENGDKINTLGPIIHNPQVLEHYRQQGVDVIDSPDDANSGDTVVIRAHGIPRTVEECLRNKDVKIHDATCPKVKKAQLLIAKQAAAGRTLLLFGEADHPEVRGLLSYANDDAIVFESLEELKNILKPGTAYFLAAQTTQDRKLFERIKKYLLETLPEAMPILETICDATQIRQQEAIEIARKVDKMVVAGGRNSGNTRRLVQVVEEQGTECFHVETADELRAEDFSSAKTVGLSAGASTPDTIIRSIYETLQSF; translated from the coding sequence ATGGAAGTCATTTTAGCTGAAACAGCTGGTTTTTGTATGGGTGTTGGCCTTGCGCTGAAAAAACTCGACAAAACTGTGGGGGAAAAAGAAAACGGGGACAAGATTAACACTCTGGGTCCCATCATCCACAACCCGCAGGTTTTGGAGCACTACCGCCAGCAGGGTGTTGACGTCATCGACTCCCCAGACGACGCAAACTCTGGCGATACCGTCGTCATCCGTGCGCACGGCATCCCACGAACCGTTGAGGAGTGCCTGCGCAACAAAGACGTCAAAATCCATGACGCCACCTGTCCCAAAGTCAAAAAGGCACAGCTGCTTATCGCCAAGCAGGCTGCGGCAGGACGCACGCTGCTGCTCTTTGGAGAAGCAGATCATCCAGAAGTACGCGGGCTTTTGTCCTATGCCAATGACGACGCCATTGTCTTTGAATCCCTTGAAGAGCTAAAAAATATTCTCAAACCCGGAACAGCATACTTTTTGGCTGCGCAGACCACGCAGGACCGCAAGCTCTTTGAGCGCATCAAAAAATACCTGCTCGAAACACTCCCCGAAGCCATGCCCATTCTGGAAACAATCTGTGATGCCACGCAGATACGACAGCAAGAGGCTATAGAAATTGCCCGTAAGGTCGACAAGATGGTTGTAGCCGGAGGCCGAAATAGCGGCAATACCCGGCGTCTTGTTCAGGTCGTAGAAGAACAGGGCACGGAGTGCTTTCACGTTGAAACCGCCGACGAGCTTCGGGCAGAAGACTTTTCCAGCGCCAAAACCGTTGGCTTAAGCGCCGGTGCGTCAACACCAGACACAATCATCCGCTCCATCTACGAAACGCTGCAATCTTTCTAA
- a CDS encoding tRNA dihydrouridine synthase yields MNRTTHPLIAADSPWLAPLAGYSDLPFRLLCREYGCKVACTEMVSAKGLVYGGPGTGNLLDTVPEDSPLVVQLFGSEPEFFEKAMDILLERGFKYFDLNAGCPVKKVTKTGAGSGLHKNLDRLESIIRVMHDKAPGNSGVKFRLGWDGEEENYLEVGKRVEQAGAAWVSFHPRYARQGYAGTANWDALAQLKQAVTVPVIASGDLFTAADAQRCIAETGVDGVMFARGALYAPYVFDEYNTLLRGETPAPQTGEMLAAMISRHAKLIQEHFPGKKALVKMRTIVPRYVRNMPGARILRSQVVACDSWEALSDCVHEFLCHQPEPEDEA; encoded by the coding sequence AGACAGCCCCTGGCTGGCACCGCTTGCCGGATATTCCGACCTGCCATTTCGCCTGCTCTGCCGAGAGTACGGCTGTAAGGTCGCGTGCACAGAAATGGTCAGCGCCAAAGGCCTTGTGTACGGTGGTCCCGGCACAGGAAACCTTTTGGACACCGTTCCCGAAGACAGCCCGCTTGTGGTCCAGCTTTTTGGCAGTGAGCCAGAATTCTTTGAAAAAGCTATGGACATTCTTCTTGAGCGTGGTTTCAAATATTTCGATCTTAACGCAGGTTGCCCGGTCAAAAAAGTGACAAAGACAGGCGCAGGTTCAGGGCTTCATAAAAACCTTGACCGTCTGGAGTCCATAATCCGTGTCATGCACGACAAGGCACCGGGAAACAGCGGCGTCAAGTTTCGCCTTGGCTGGGATGGCGAGGAAGAGAATTACCTCGAAGTTGGCAAACGCGTTGAGCAGGCAGGCGCAGCCTGGGTGAGCTTTCACCCCCGCTACGCACGGCAGGGCTATGCAGGCACAGCAAACTGGGATGCCTTGGCCCAGCTCAAGCAGGCCGTCACCGTCCCCGTCATTGCAAGCGGCGACCTGTTCACGGCCGCAGATGCCCAGCGCTGCATCGCGGAAACAGGCGTTGATGGCGTCATGTTTGCGCGGGGTGCGCTGTATGCGCCATATGTTTTTGATGAATACAATACGCTTTTGCGCGGCGAAACACCTGCGCCACAGACAGGAGAAATGCTTGCGGCAATGATTAGCCGCCACGCCAAGCTCATTCAGGAGCATTTCCCCGGGAAAAAAGCACTGGTTAAAATGCGAACCATTGTTCCGCGCTACGTTCGCAACATGCCCGGAGCACGTATTTTACGCTCGCAGGTCGTAGCCTGTGATTCATGGGAAGCACTGTCTGACTGCGTCCACGAATTTTTATGTCATCAGCCAGAACCTGAAGACGAGGCATAA
- the hypD gene encoding hydrogenase formation protein HypD, which yields MNMLKSFSDPRLCRSLLDKIHEELHDELRFMEVCGSHTVSIFRSGLHSLLPKNIIHLSGPGCPVCVTHESEVGMYLDLAAREDVIVATFGDLMRVPGPEGRNLKTAQAEGSRIKVVYSPFDALELARQNPDAKVVFLGIGFETTAPVVAATIHMAEQQGLKNFFVLSFHKLVPPALNALMSDPEIKVNALIIPGHVAVVVGTHPYDFLPQKFQLPAVVTGFDPLDILQSLLELVRQHNEGRAAVVNHYTRAVQENGNPRAVEFMEKVFEPTDALWRGIGLLPMSGLKIAPAYEAFDAKKVLGLELHEEKPIPGCRCGEVLKGKLAPNKCPLFGKVCTPASPVGPCMVSTEGSCAAYFKYNTEL from the coding sequence GTGAATATGCTCAAGAGCTTTAGTGACCCAAGGCTATGCCGTTCGCTTCTGGATAAAATCCATGAAGAACTCCATGACGAACTGCGTTTTATGGAAGTTTGTGGCTCACACACTGTTTCTATCTTCCGTAGTGGCCTGCATTCCCTGCTACCCAAAAATATTATTCATCTTTCTGGACCGGGCTGTCCAGTTTGTGTCACTCACGAAAGTGAAGTGGGAATGTATCTGGATCTTGCAGCCCGTGAGGATGTGATTGTTGCGACGTTTGGTGATCTGATGCGGGTGCCGGGACCAGAGGGGCGCAACCTGAAAACGGCGCAGGCTGAGGGCTCCAGAATCAAGGTGGTGTATTCGCCTTTTGATGCGCTGGAACTCGCCCGGCAGAATCCTGATGCAAAAGTGGTCTTTTTGGGCATTGGTTTTGAGACCACGGCGCCTGTTGTTGCGGCAACGATTCACATGGCCGAACAGCAGGGCCTGAAAAATTTCTTTGTTCTGTCATTCCACAAGCTGGTGCCACCAGCGTTGAATGCCTTGATGAGTGACCCGGAAATCAAGGTCAATGCGCTTATAATTCCAGGGCACGTCGCGGTTGTTGTGGGGACGCATCCCTATGATTTTCTGCCGCAAAAATTTCAACTGCCTGCAGTCGTCACGGGCTTTGATCCGCTGGATATTCTCCAGTCTTTGCTGGAACTGGTGCGACAGCATAATGAGGGGCGCGCCGCAGTGGTCAATCATTATACACGAGCAGTGCAGGAAAACGGCAACCCACGCGCAGTAGAATTTATGGAAAAGGTCTTTGAGCCAACAGATGCTTTGTGGCGAGGGATTGGGCTGTTGCCCATGAGTGGGCTGAAAATTGCCCCTGCCTATGAAGCCTTTGATGCCAAAAAGGTGCTTGGCTTGGAGCTGCATGAAGAAAAGCCTATCCCCGGCTGTCGCTGTGGAGAGGTACTCAAGGGGAAACTCGCTCCGAACAAGTGTCCCCTGTTTGGCAAGGTCTGCACACCTGCCAGCCCTGTGGGACCGTGCATGGTCTCCACGGAAGGCTCCTGTGCCGCATACTTCAAATATAATACGGAACTCTAG